DNA from Verrucomicrobiota bacterium:
CGCCACTGGCCATGTGGACCCGACGCCCGAAGATGTACCCGATCGCCGAGAACTCCGTGACGGTTTCCGGCGAACAGATGTCCCAGTCGCCCTTGCGAAAGTGCCGCTTGGACCAATCGCTCCATTCGTGGAGGCGTTCGAAGCTGTGGACCGATGTAAAGCCCTTGCCCACCGGCATGGTCAGGAGCCGGATCTTCGGAAAGTTGGCCGAGACGATTTCCAACTCCCCGTCGTCAACGTTGCTGATGGGAAATTCCATGTTACTTTGGCCGCCCAGTATCCAGACGTCGCCGACCAGGATGTTCTCCAGCGTCAGCGTTGTGCTCTTTCCCTTGACCGTCATGGTCTGCGGGACTCGGTTCGCGGGACTCGGCTTGAGCGTCACCTGCCAGGCCCGATCCGCCGCCGCCCGGGCCTGGACCTCCTGGCCGGCGAACGTCACGACGACCGCTTCGCCCGGTTCAGCCCAGCCCCAGACGTTCAGCGATTTATTGCGCTGGAGAACCATGTTGGACTGAAAAACATTGGCGACGCACAGGCCCTGCCCGATGGCGGGGACGCTGACCACATCCTCCTTCGGCATGGGCGTTTTTTCTGCGGCGACCGTAGCCAGCCCGGCCAGCAGCGACGCTAGCAGGGCGCTCAGAAAGATGGTGAATTTCATTGTAGTTTTAGGGTTTGCTGGTGTTTGTCTGTTCCAATGGTTCATTTTGAAAAATCCAACTGCCGATGCAGGGGGCCGACGCTCACCGAAATCTTGTCGCTCCCAAAGTCCCCGTTGAGATAGGGGCTTTGATAGGTCTTTGCCGGGCGCAGATCCACCGGCTTGCCGTTGATGCGGGGCAAGGAGAAGTGGTCGGGGGCTTTGGCATCGTAGAGCGTGACTTCGAGGTGGTTGGCCACCGGGCCGAACTGGTAATCCACCTTGTCCGGAGTGACGTTCAGGCGGTTGGCGAGCACAGTGGCCTTGAATTTGTCGAATGATTCGTGGCTCACAAGGTCGCCGGCGTGGAGGAGAAGACGTGACCTGTCGGTGGGCTTGTTGAAGTTCGCAGGTGTGGCCAGCGCCTGCTTCCTAACCCACTGGTATCCGCCATCAAGAAACTTCACCCCGACGAAAGCCTTCCCGTTGCTGGCGAAAATCCAGCCAGCCTCCTCCACCTTCTTCAGCGCCTTGCCCTCGAAGCCGATGCCGACCGCATCCGTGTTGTAGGATCCGAGGGTACTGCGGCCCAGCGGCGCGATGCGCTGAAGAATAAGGACGTTTTCGTGCTGCACGCTCCAGAAGGAGTGTTGGGGACGTCCACCGCCCCCATGCCCGATCTCCGGATACACGGCGCAAACATCGTTGCTTGAAGGGTCGTCGAAGAACATCCCGCACGCACGTTTCTGCCTGGAGATGCCGGAATACTTCAGAGACGGAGTGCCGGTTTTCGGATCGGGCATGGTGAGGGCCGGATTCTGAAGGGTACTGCCCAGCAGATAATGCGGTGTGCGGTAAGCGTAGTTGACCAAAGCCGAGTCGGCGGCGAGTCGTTGGCCCACCTCTTCTCCAGATTTGGCCGTTTCAAGTTCCCCGAGGACACGATTGCGGATGACGAAAGGCGCTGTTGCCGGATAGGCCCGCTTGCGCAGGAGAATCGCCTCGGGAGGCAGTTGGTAGCGACTGGTCTCGATCACGCGGGAATGACTCGATCCCGCTGACTGGCCTTCCGAGGCGTAGAGCAGGTTCTTGTAAGATTCGAACGCATTAGGGGCGTATTCAGCCCGGCTTCTTCCCCCTCCGCGACGTCCGCGCACCGAAATCTGTTCCTCTTCGACAAAGGCCAGATCGAGCAACAAGCCGAATCGCCTGCGGATAACGGGATCGGGGGCGAGTTCGTGCAGATTGAAAAGGGCCGGCCAGGAATACTTCTGGTAAGTGTTCGAGCCGACTTCGACCCAAAGCCCGCTCTGGGCGCGTCGGCGCGGCCATTCACGGAGAAATGCCGCGTGGGCATCGGCATGTTCCGCAACCGTGTGCCCATCCGCCAGCTTCCGGTCGCAGTAAGCCGGGTCTTCCTTCAGCAGGACGGTGACCAGGTAGTAGTTCGGCCGCCGGTTCAGGTCGTGGTTCTCCGTGCCGAGCAGCAGGAACAGGTTATCCAGCCCAGTGTCGGTGATCCGGCTTTCTCCGCTGACCCAGAGCCAAAGCGCCTCCTTCATGGCGGCTTCCGTTTCCGGCTTCAACCGTCCGGGAAAATGCAGGCTTTTCGCGTGGAAGAGGCAGAGGGTCCGCACGTAGTCGGTGACGGAAAAGAAGGTCCAGGGCGCATTTCCAGGCTGCTCCGGGGTGGCGATGGGTTGGTTCCCATGTTTCCGGATCAGGTCGATATAATCGTTCGCCTGTTTGACCAGCCGCGCATTGGCCACGTCCACCTTCTCATTCAGGTAGAGGGCCGAGAGGGTCCAGAGATTGTCACCCCAGATGCCCGGGGGCCAGGCCGAGTCCTTGGCGATGGTTTTGCGCAGGATCTCTTCACGCAGCTTGAGCGAAGCCTTGTGGGTTGCTGCAACGAGCTGATCGAGGTCCGCATATCCCAAGTCCCAGGGATATTTCCCCCCAGGGTTTTCCTGCGCCATAACGTGCAAAACACCAAGGCATAAGCCCCCTGCGAATAGTCCGATGAGCTGTTTCTTAACTAATTTCATTTTTGTGTATCATAAAGGGCCTTGAGAACTGCCTGGTAGGTTGGGCGCGGCTGGAACTGCTCGTCAAACAAGCGGGCCTTCTGCCCGACCAGCCAATGTTGGTTGACTGCTTCTGATACCAGCGGGTCCATGGGCCGAAATCCTTGTGGCTGATGCCGCCGCTGAACTCGGTGTGGAGACCGATGTCCTTGGGAATGGGGCCGGCCTTGCCGCCACTGCTCTCCTGAACGGCAGCGAAGGACGGGTCGGTGCCCCCTTGCGTGTAGAGCGGCTCGGCGGACGGCAAGCTGACAGTGAGGAACGCTGAGAATAGGGTAGTTGCTATGATTTTCATGGAGAGTCACTCAGCCTTTGCCTTTACCGGCGTGCTGAGCACGAGCAGGATTTTATGGTGTTTAGGTTTGTCGCCATGGGCGCGATCCTTCTCCGGGAAAACGGTATAGACGAGGTTTCCCGTCTCGCGAAAATAGTCCGGATTCGGATGATGCGGCTGGTAGGGCAAATGGAGCTTTGATACATCCACCTTTTCGGAATCGTCTTCTTCGTCTTCGTCTTTTACCTTCGCGGTCTGATTACCGACTGGGGAACCGAGGCTCTTTGCCTGCTCAGTCCATTTTCCGTTTTCCAAAACCAGAGTATGAGCGCCAGTCTTGTGATCGAAGGCTTTGACGACCGGGTGATTTTTCGCGTCAATGCTCAGCCCTGGCAAGAGTCCCACCCAAGGTGGCCGCCCGTCGTGCCTGGAGTAAACGACGTCGGCCTGGTGCGGGCCGGGCTCGGCGCGCATGGGCAATTGAATCAGCGATCCATCGCCGCGGTGGAAGGTTTTGCCGTCATCGTCGGAATAGGCGTAAAGCACGTCGCTGCCGGTGTGCCTGCCTTTGGCTGAGGGTGTGTTCTCGTTAAGGAGGCCAAAGGCCAGGTGCAGGCGTTTGTTTTTGTCCCAGCGGATGACTGCATGCGGTTGCGTATAGGAGAAGTTGCCGCCTTCGCCATTGTCCTCCCAGGCGGTCATGGGTTTGCCGGGAGCCTGCCTAGCTCGTTTATTGCTCGATATTTGGGCAGCGGGCACCTCGTCCCCGAGCATGGACCAGGTCTGAGTTTTGGCATCCAGCACGCTGATGCCGATTCCCCAGACCGGTTCCGCGCAGCGAATGGAATGGTAAAGCACGCCGTCCGGACTGCGGAAAAGGTGCGGGTAGGTGACGTTAAATCCCTGGGGCCGCTTATTGGTGCCCATTTTCGAGGTGTAAATGAATTCGGAGATGTCCTCCGGATTTTTGGAAACCCAATGTTTCACATACGCCGATGAGTGCATGTCGCCCACGACATGGATGTAGCCCAGCGCATCGGTGGCGATGGTGTAGAAGCGGTGCGGATCATCCCCCGTGACGTGGCCGGGCATGAGCGGAAACATCTGCGCCTCGCCGCCTTGGAGCGGCACTTTGACGATCATCGTCTTATACCCCGGCAAAAGGACCCATAGGTAAACGTGCCCGTTATAAACATGCGTGGTGACGCGCACCATAAAGCGGTCTTCGATGCAACCGCTAAAATCCCAGAGGACTTTGGTTTCGTATCTCGTCTCGTTCTGGCCGTCGGGCTTGTTTTCGGCACGGAGGGACGCGAGGCCCAGAAGGCAGACCAGGGTCAGGAACAGGGTGAGTTTTGGTGATGGCAGTCTTGTCATGGCGGAGATGAATTGGGGGTTCATGTGCATTTCATGGCGGCCGTCATTTGACACCTGTCCGGATCGTGACCCCGGTGACAAAAATCATGGCATCATTGGGGACGGTTTGGCCTTTTTTCGAGCCACAATACATCCCCCAGCGGAAGCTGATCTTGTTGTCTTTGGCCTTGGGACCGGTCCCTTGGGTCACCAGCTTCCAGGGACCGGCATCGAGCGGCGCTTTCTGATATACCTCATAATCCGCTCCGTTCGCCCGGACTTTGACGCTGAGGGATTTGCCCGTCAGGTTTTGAGCCATGCTGATTTCCCGCTCCAGGCCGGGCACAGGCCGGCGGCGGAGGAAATGGAGCTCGCCTGCAGCGGTCATATCAATGTGGAAGGGCCAAAGGAAAGCATTGCCCGCAGCGTCTTTGCCCTCGTGAAACAATTGGAAGATGCACGCACCGACCGGCTTCATGATCGTGTAAGTTCCTTCCCATTCGCGCCAAGTGTCGGGAGCGGCGGTGAGGTTGTGCGTGAAGATTTCGACGCGTCCCGGCGAACCCTTCTCGGCGTCGCCGCCGCGGATGTTTTGTTCGCCTTTGAACAGGCGGAACACCTGAACATTGCCGTCTTCCTGATACCAGCGCGTCCATTGGCCGAAGTCCTTGCGGTGGATGCCGCCGCTGAACTCGGTGTGGAGGCCAATGTCCTTGGGAATGGGACCGGCCTTGCCAGCCTGTTTTTCCAGCAGCTCGTGGTTCACATGGATGCTGGAGCCGAGGGCGCCGCCCTTGTTGAATCTCTCGCCGGGTTTGCCGCCACTGCTCTCCTGAACGGCCGCGAAGGACGGGTCGGTGCCCTCTTGCGTGTAGAGCGGCTCGGCGGCGAGCAGGCTGGTGGTGAGGAGCAGGGTGAAGGCGTTTGTTGTTTTCATTTAACTTGGTCTGTCGGCACGCTACGGACGCGAATGCCGGTAAAGAACTCGGAGTCGGCGATGGGACGGTAGCGAGTGTCCTTGCCGGTTGTCCAGATCGGCGTGGTGGTGCCGTCGGCGTGACGAATCCGCAGATTGTCGAGATAGACTTTGAAGGTGCCGGGCTTGCCGCCTTTGAAGACGAGGCCGTGGCGCGGAAGTATTCCCGGTGCGCTGCTGCAAAGGCCGATGACGCGATGTTCCCATATGCCGGGACCGCCTCTGGGTTCAGGACCGGCCGCCTGCTCACGGCCAAATTGGTCGAACCCCTCACCGCGCTTGAAATTGAGCGAGATGGACTTGTTGTCGTTACCCTTGAACGGCGAGTAATAATATCCTTGCCGCAAGCTGTCGGCGGCAATGGCGATGTCATATTCCACGTAATCCGTGGCGAATTGATGGCCCTCGAACCCGGCGAAAGGAACAACGAGGGTATCTTTCGGTTTGGCCTTTCCCGTAACGGTAACACTGATTTCTAGCACCTCGCCCTCGGGCGCGGGTTTCGCGTCGAACTTCGCGGGAACGGGCTGATGCGTGAGCGCCGCGCCGAGGGATTCGACCCACGCGTTCATCTGGGCGGTAAGCGACTTCACCACGTCGGGATGCGCGTCGGCGACGTTCTTTGTTTCTGCGATGTCAGCGCGGATGTCGTACAAGTCGGTATGATCGAAGAACCGATGTAACCGCCAGTCGGCGGTGCGGATCGCGTCTTCGTTGTGCCACGCCCAGTAATAGCTCGCCACCGGGCTGGTGGTGTTATCGCGTAACGCCGGCCAGATGTTTTTGCCGTCGAGTGGACGCGTCGCGGGCATTTCCAAACCCGCCATGGCCATCAACGTGGGAAACATGTCGAGCGCACCGCAGAGGCCGTCCCACTTCCGTCCGGCGAGCTTGCCGTTCGGCCAGTGGATAACCGTTGGCAGGTGTGTCCCGCCCTCAAAGACGCTGTGCTTGCCGCCGCGGAACGGAAGGTTGCTGCCATCCTTGGTCGCGCCATTGTCGCTGGTGAAGACGACGATGGTGTTGTCACGCAGGCCGAGCTTGTCGAGTTCGGCGAGAATGCTCGCGAGATTTTTGTCCATCGCCTGTACCATTGCAGCATAGGTTCGTTTGGTTTCGTCCGTCACTTTCGCATCCACGCCTGCCAAGTCCGAGTCTTTCGCTTGCAGTGGTGCGTGGACAATATGAAACGGGACGTAGCAGAAGAACGGGCGGGCCTTGTTCTCGCGAATGAATTCCAAGACGTGCCCCGTGATCAGGTCCTCGGTGTAGCCGACGTCTTGGGGCCGGTATTCCAAATTATGCCACCAACTCACCGGGCCGCGTCCTTGCACGGTGCGCCGCGTGAAATAATCCGCGCCGCCGCCATAATAGACCCAGGCTTCGTCAAAGCCGTGGGCGTTGACACCGAGACCGCCTTTGAGTTTCTTGTTCGGCATGGACTTCCAAGCGTCCTCAAACGCCCGACGATATTCGGGCGTGTCGGGGTCTTCGCCGTTGTGCCATTTGCCAAAGATGCCGGTTCGGTAGCCGTTCGCCTTGAAACCCTCGGCGATGGTGGTTTCCTCTTTCGCAAGTTCACCGCCCA
Protein-coding regions in this window:
- a CDS encoding sulfatase-like hydrolase/transferase, which encodes MKHILILATLLLAPLAALPAADSAKPAAKPNIVYMLADDLGWSDISAHPGGNIPTPQIDKLFKQGVELPNFMAWCVCSPTRAMLLTGRHPFRVGTGPEVGGELAKEETTIAEGFKANGYRTGIFGKWHNGEDPDTPEYRRAFEDAWKSMPNKKLKGGLGVNAHGFDEAWVYYGGGADYFTRRTVQGRGPVSWWHNLEYRPQDVGYTEDLITGHVLEFIRENKARPFFCYVPFHIVHAPLQAKDSDLAGVDAKVTDETKRTYAAMVQAMDKNLASILAELDKLGLRDNTIVVFTSDNGATKDGSNLPFRGGKHSVFEGGTHLPTVIHWPNGKLAGRKWDGLCGALDMFPTLMAMAGLEMPATRPLDGKNIWPALRDNTTSPVASYYWAWHNEDAIRTADWRLHRFFDHTDLYDIRADIAETKNVADAHPDVVKSLTAQMNAWVESLGAALTHQPVPAKFDAKPAPEGEVLEISVTVTGKAKPKDTLVVPFAGFEGHQFATDYVEYDIAIAADSLRQGYYYSPFKGNDNKSISLNFKRGEGFDQFGREQAAGPEPRGGPGIWEHRVIGLCSSAPGILPRHGLVFKGGKPGTFKVYLDNLRIRHADGTTTPIWTTGKDTRYRPIADSEFFTGIRVRSVPTDQVK
- a CDS encoding BNR-4 repeat-containing protein, which gives rise to MNPQFISAMTRLPSPKLTLFLTLVCLLGLASLRAENKPDGQNETRYETKVLWDFSGCIEDRFMVRVTTHVYNGHVYLWVLLPGYKTMIVKVPLQGGEAQMFPLMPGHVTGDDPHRFYTIATDALGYIHVVGDMHSSAYVKHWVSKNPEDISEFIYTSKMGTNKRPQGFNVTYPHLFRSPDGVLYHSIRCAEPVWGIGISVLDAKTQTWSMLGDEVPAAQISSNKRARQAPGKPMTAWEDNGEGGNFSYTQPHAVIRWDKNKRLHLAFGLLNENTPSAKGRHTGSDVLYAYSDDDGKTFHRGDGSLIQLPMRAEPGPHQADVVYSRHDGRPPWVGLLPGLSIDAKNHPVVKAFDHKTGAHTLVLENGKWTEQAKSLGSPVGNQTAKVKDEDEEDDSEKVDVSKLHLPYQPHHPNPDYFRETGNLVYTVFPEKDRAHGDKPKHHKILLVLSTPVKAKAE